The Plasmodium relictum strain SGS1 genome assembly, chromosome: 8 DNA window aataaaaatttgtaatatacatatatgttaatttttttttttttttttttttcttttcatgtTTTATccatttttctaaattttttatctcggtcatcttaaaaaaaagttattttatttttctctacacaattcctttttaataaattaaaaacataatattatgtatttatatataaatatatagtaatttttttgagttattttttgtttaattatAGTTAGTAAATTTGTTATTTCTTTCTTCATATGTATAATCAGTTATTAAATGTAATCATATATTAACTTACGAGAATAAGTAAAACttggaaataataaaaaattaaaggaaaAAAGAAGCATATAGGGCATTATaataacttaatttttttttttttaaatttttatatggtGATGCATtggtttattaaaatacttttatataggtttataataaataataataacttttttaaaataatttaagcaTAAAAATCCTTATTATTATGAagattttttctatttatggAGTAACGAATATATAAGTTATTATTATGCACATAAAACGATTATGTTATAATTTAATGTTATTAAATAGATGAAGGCATCTAAATTgccaaaaaaaaagaaaaagaaaaaaaattattataaaaagatgtataattaatatttttttttttaattttttattatttttatgaaaaaaataatgtaaactTTATgtcatattttatattattttattatatattgagttatcaatttttttttttacattttactatatattttgtatcttttttattattgtttttttaatttctcttaacattatatttatttggtTGCATAAATACATCCATGACATCATTTATTAGTTTATCAATATCTCTTCGTGCTTCCTCATAAGTACTTCTTGAAATTTCTCCATACCATTTTACTTTTGGTTCAGTACCACTAGCTCTTATAGTTAGAATAGCTGTATTTTCAAATTGGAGAGTGATCATTTGAGAATCAGGTGTTGGAGCAATTACAGATTTTTTATCAGGAGTTGAAGAATCATATCCTGTTGTTAAATCTCTAATATGAACAATTTTATGGGAACCTAAAGTAGTTTTATATGCTCCATTACTTCTgaattcattaaatatacTTGCAATATCGTTAGGATCTAAGACAATATAATATCCATTATTACTAACAAAATATCCTATTtcttttctaatattttctaaatattcATGAAatgttaaattattttcatataaatgaACAGCTATTTCTATCCAATAAGCTAAAGCAGATATACCGCATTTATCTCTAACATGTTGTGTTAACGCATGGCCTAAAGCTTCTTCATAACAATATAATGGTGTATAGTTTTTATTGCTATATTCTATTGCTTTATTAATTAACCACTTAAATCCTGTTAATGTCTCATCATAAGCGTATCCATATTTTTCACATAGTTTCTTTAACATCCTTGAGCATACAACAGTACATATAAATACATGCTTAGatttatctatattttttttctcatattGTTTCATTAAATGATATGCAAATATGATTCCTAATTCATCCCCTGAAAATATTTTCCagttattattaaatttttcagCGCACGCAAATCTATCTGCATCTGGATCATTGGCTACAACTATAGGGCTCTTTATTGAATCAGCTAATTGAATAGACATATCTAATGCTCCTTTTTCTTCAGGATTAGGAAATGAAACAGTAGAAAAATCTGCATCTGGTAAAGCTTGATGAGGTACAGTCAGTAGATTATTAAATCCAACTACGTGCATAATACCTTGAACAAACTTTCTGCCAATTCCATGCATAGGTGAATAAATTATAACTAATTTAGTATGAGAATTTAAGCTgcaattaaaattaaattcacGTTTTAAATCATCCATAAATGAATCATACATTTCATAATAAATATCTTGAACTAATGAAgtatcttttaaataaaagtcttcgtttaaatattcataaaCGTCATTCCAAGGTTTCAAATTACCCAATATACAATTAGCAATGTTTTTATCTATTGGTGGGATTATCTGAGCTCCATTTGCTGCATATACTTTATAACCATTATCTAATTTAGGATTATGAGAAGCTGTTACCATAACTCCACATAAacaatttttcttaaaactAGAATAACACAAAATAGGAGTTGCAACAGTTTGCCCAAATAAATAGACCCTGAATCCTTTTGATAAACAAACAGCTGCAGCTACATGTGCAAAAGATTCTGAATGATATCTACCATCAAAACCAAATATGATTCCTCTATTTTTGCATAAATTTACACCATATGTATTCATTAAATAAGTACATAACCCTTGTGTAGTTTGCATAATAGTAACTATATTCATTGCATTAAATCCAATACCCATTTTCCCTCTTAAGCCTGCTGTTCCAAAATTTAATCTTTTTAAGAATAATTGCTCTAACTGCTTCTCATCATATTTACTTATAACTTCATTTGtttcttcaattaaatattttggtTTTTTAAACATATTCCAACATTCAAGACTATTCAAAagatctttattttttattttatccaTGTTTTCTTgtattattttgaaaaaataaaaaaattagataatatatcctttaaagaaaaaaaaaaaaaaaaagaataaatcaaaaaaatattcaaataaataGATAAATGACGAACATTcctaaattaaatatataaaccaATAAATGtatgaaagaaaaatataaagaatctcaataaaatagtataaatatatataaataaatattcatgaataaaaaatcagCTTGCACGTTCAACAGAAAACTATAAGGGAATGAgcataaaaatttatgttaaaataagaaaaaattaagaaatatagaagtttttaaagttatttatgcatttcaaataattaaaagaataaataatatcataaatataaattaaaacattgaaaataatttttagatatgaatattaaaataattttttattaaaaactatGAAGTCTTATagttttatttcattaaaaaaaaaataaaaataatatattatcaagttaatatttatcattaattttaaaggaatcaaattataatgattatcttttttttttcttacatTGTTAgcattaatttatattatgactcaattttttattatttgtgtATATACACATACTCTGCAGAAATAATCTAAGTTTATAatcttattaatatatatatatatatatatatatatatttttcattacgtcaaaaattttatcatattaataatatttaaaataaaataaaaaaaaaattataatattaatttcttatttttgttaagctatatacatatttactttttatagTACTTACGAAAATATACatagtaaaatatataaacaaaaaaaaataataaaaaaaaaaagatttatctcatttttctttctttctttctttcttt harbors:
- a CDS encoding phosphoglucomutase, putative translates to MDKIKNKDLLNSLECWNMFKKPKYLIEETNEVISKYDEKQLEQLFLKRLNFGTAGLRGKMGIGFNAMNIVTIMQTTQGLCTYLMNTYGVNLCKNRGIIFGFDGRYHSESFAHVAAAVCLSKGFRVYLFGQTVATPILCYSSFKKNCLCGVMVTASHNPKLDNGYKVYAANGAQIIPPIDKNIANCILGNLKPWNDVYEYLNEDFYLKDTSLVQDIYYEMYDSFMDDLKREFNFNCSLNSHTKLVIIYSPMHGIGRKFVQGIMHVVGFNNLLTVPHQALPDADFSTVSFPNPEEKGALDMSIQLADSIKSPIVVANDPDADRFACAEKFNNNWKIFSGDELGIIFAYHLMKQYEKKNIDKSKHVFICTVVCSRMLKKLCEKYGYAYDETLTGFKWLINKAIEYSNKNYTPLYCYEEALGHALTQHVRDKCGISALAYWIEIAVHLYENNLTFHEYLENIRKEIGYFVSNNGYYIVLDPNDIASIFNEFRSNGAYKTTLGSHKIVHIRDLTTGYDSSTPDKKSVIAPTPDSQMITLQFENTAILTIRASGTEPKVKWYGEISRSTYEEARRDIDKLINDVMDVFMQPNKYNVKRN